The genome window GGGCTTGAGCAGATGGAGCAAAATCGATTGGATGTCTCTGATGCCAGCGTGCAAGGCTCTATCCGCTCGGTCATCCAGCATTTGGAGCAAGAGATTACGGCGACCCTGAAAGCCATCAAAGAACATATTGATGATGATCCTGACTTGCGTGGCCAGCGTGAACTGCTGGTCAGCATTGACGGGATCAGCGATAAAACTGCAGCGTTGATAATGGCCGAGCTGGCGAATCCGTTACGCTTCAAGAGCTCCCGCGCCGTTGTCGCATTCGCCGGGCTGAACCCTCGACTGCAAGAGTCCGGCAAGCACAAAGGGCATGTGCGTATATCGCGCACGGGGTCCGCAAGTCTACGTGCAGGTTTGTACATGCCGGCACTCGTGGCCATGACGCACAATCCGGCAGTAAAAGCCCTGAGTGAGCGGCTAAAAGCCAAAGGCAAGCCGGGTAAACAGATCGTCTGCGCAGCGATGCGTAAACTTCTACACATTGCTTACGGCGTATTGAAGTCAGGCAAGCCTTTTGATGCTCAACTGGCTATTGCGCACTGACCGGCAAGACGGTATCTACGAGGCGGGAATGGGGATTATGCGTAACTCCCCCACCTTTCTGACACCCTCCCGAAAACGCGACAAGAGCGCAACGGCTGTACCCGCTTACGGAGCATCTGGTGCCTGTACGCGCATTGACCAGCACCGT of Pseudomonas pohangensis contains these proteins:
- a CDS encoding IS110 family RNA-guided transposase; translated protein: MSSVVGIDIAKGSFDIATLQINDKYRTKARLPNNPKGFDALQAWLGKHATADAWLVMEATGIYHLALAEHMYNLGYQVAVINPACISSYAKSQLQRVKTDKVDAKLIALYGQRHKDELVAWQPEPLAQRRLRALVRRLEDLKGLEQMEQNRLDVSDASVQGSIRSVIQHLEQEITATLKAIKEHIDDDPDLRGQRELLVSIDGISDKTAALIMAELANPLRFKSSRAVVAFAGLNPRLQESGKHKGHVRISRTGSASLRAGLYMPALVAMTHNPAVKALSERLKAKGKPGKQIVCAAMRKLLHIAYGVLKSGKPFDAQLAIAH